Proteins found in one Dermacentor silvarum isolate Dsil-2018 chromosome 8, BIME_Dsil_1.4, whole genome shotgun sequence genomic segment:
- the LOC119462918 gene encoding uncharacterized protein LOC119462918: MNSSTKAQLCFLRRQLRHSSDCGPRKEFLRFCWISQDDTDALSRRECEHLQRQCGYIEWLVNVGGVTQLNEPRVSTPESCSEDQEDGASTCPPPSVNTSVLAFDTSNKTNTSLRSSLPFNVCLVLSLSPTPWKSGRTPSPVDAPRRCRGPLKRANESVRLTSRHWKPSPMLWYYIWDQQQQRSKGAAAALRPHQVQKWLQDRANRCDLASIIVGVESVR, from the exons ATGAATTCCTCCACCAAGGCACAGTTGTGTTTCCTACGACGCCAACTGCGACACTCGAGCGACTGCGGCCCCAGGAAAGAATTTCTACGGTTCTGTTGGA TCAGCCAAGACGACACGGACGCCTTGAGCCGGAGAGAATGCGAGCACCTTCAAAGACAGTGCGGCTACATTGAGTGGCTAGTAAACGTTGGCGGCGTGACGCAGCTCAACGAACCACGAGTGTCCACTCCGGAAAGCTGTAGCGAAGACCAAGAAGACGGCGCGTCCACCTGCCCACCGCCATCTGTCAACACTTCCGTACTGGCGTTCGACACATCCAACAAGACGAACACTTCGCTGCGCTCTTCGTTGCCGTTCAACGTGTGCCTGGTGCTCTCGCTAAGCCCAACGCCTTGGAAGTCCGGTCGCACGCCGTCGCCTGTGGATGCTCCGCGAAGATGTCGTGGCCCTCTGAAAAGAGCGAACGAAAGCGTGCGCTTGACTTCGAGGCACTGGAAACCATCTCCGATGCTTTGGTACTACATCTGGGACcagcagcaacagcgtagcaaaGGCGCTGCGGCAGCGCTCCGTCCGCATCAAGTGCAGAAGTGGCTGCAAGACCGCGCGAACCGCTGCGATCTTGCGAGCATTATCGTTGGTGTCGAATCGGTCCGATAG